One window of Candidatus Limnocylindria bacterium genomic DNA carries:
- a CDS encoding KH domain-containing protein produces the protein MRTLLEHVAKQLVEDPNAVVVTEELDGDFIKLHLQVGEADVGKVIGRGGRIAKAIRALLKVMATRDGTKVNLEID, from the coding sequence ATGCGCACGCTCCTCGAGCATGTCGCGAAGCAGCTCGTCGAGGACCCGAACGCAGTCGTTGTCACCGAAGAGCTCGACGGTGACTTCATCAAGCTCCACCTTCAGGTCGGCGAAGCGGACGTCGGGAAGGTCATCGGCCGCGGCGGCCGGATCGCCAAGGCCATCCGCGCGCTGCTGAAAGTGATGGCGACGCGCGATGGGACCAAGGTCAACCTCGAGATCGATTAG
- the rpsP gene encoding 30S ribosomal protein S16: protein MAVHIRLRRVGKTKAPTYRVVIADSRAPRNGKFIEAIGHYDPLRDSDNLVINPERARHWIKNGARPTATARSLLVKSGLADSEVPPTVR from the coding sequence TTGGCTGTGCACATTCGCTTGCGCCGCGTCGGCAAGACCAAGGCGCCGACGTACCGTGTCGTGATCGCCGACTCCCGCGCCCCGCGCAACGGGAAGTTCATCGAAGCCATCGGCCACTATGACCCGCTGCGCGACTCCGACAACCTCGTGATCAACCCCGAGCGCGCCCGCCACTGGATCAAGAATGGCGCGCGCCCGACTGCGACCGCCCGCTCGCTCCTCGTGAAGAGCGGCCTGGCCGACAGCGAGGTCCCGCCGACCGTCCGTTGA